Below is a genomic region from Pyrococcus kukulkanii.
AAGAATTCGAAAGGGGTTTATATCTGGCGAATTTATAAGTCAGAAGAGCTTCTCTATCTTGATTCTCTCCTTAGTAAGCTCGTCAGCTACGTGTAACTTGAAGGCCAGTGGTTTGAACCCTTCATCAGGGCTTCTTACAACGTACAACCTTTCAATTATACCATCTGGTTCGAGCTTGGACTTCGTGACTATTACATAGTCACTAACGCCAGAAACCCAAGCTATGAACCTTCGAGATAGTATGTCACTGTTCATGAGAAACATGAAGATAGTATCTGGATGATATTTAGATTTATGAGCTAAATCCGCGTTAATGAGCTTGAGAGTTTCCTCCTCTCCAAACATGAATGTTGCTCCTTCTAAGGCGTATATAGCCCTAACGAGCCCCCTCTCCTTAAATTTTGGTTGTAGCCTTTCAAATATAAACAAAATCTTGGGATTTATCGTATCTACGTCAACTACCCCCTGCAAATAATAAACGTTTGGAATATCAAAATATGTTTCATATTTTGACCCGAAGACATCTATTATTGCCATATTGTCGTTTTCAAGCTCTTCTTCAATATCTATACCTACAGCTGAAGCGAGCTTAAAAAGTGTTCTAAGTGGCTGGTTATAGTTTGACAATACTACAAATTTTCCCTGTTCAAGAAGTTCAGCTATTGCACCAAAGAATAATTGCCATCCTGAGGAATAGGTATCATATATCATTGATACGACTGCTCCTTCACTTGGAACAACTTTAAATGTTTCCATCGCTATCATCTGATAAAACTATTGTTTAGGAGGGGTTTTAAAATTTTTCCAAAAGGTAACCAAATATTATTGGAAAAAATTTCAAAATTAGAGGGAAGAGAAAAGCTTCTTCAGGTTCCTCTTAAACGGTGGCCATACAATTCCCTTGTCGGTGATTATCCCAGTGAGGTACTTATGTGGAGTAACGTCAAATGCCGGATTGTAAACTGGAACATCCGGAGCTATCCTGCATCCACCACACGTTAGCACTTCCTCTGGCGATCTCTCCTCAATTGGTATCTCCTTTCCGCTCTTTAAGTTCATATCAATGGTAGAGAGTGGAGCGACTGTGAAAAACGGAATCCCATGTTCTCTCGCAAGGACAGCGAGCATATAGGTTCCTATTTTATTTGCGAAGTCCCCATTTGCAACTATCCTATCAGCACCAACGATTATTGCATCGACAAGGCCCTGTTGCATTACAAATGCTGCCGCGTTGTCGGCTATTAATTTCACATTTAGGCCGTCGTAACTGTACTCCCAGGCACTCAATCTTGCACCTTGAAGGACTGGCCTAGTTTCATCGAGCCACAGCAACTTCAGCGTTCCATCTTTATGCATAACCCTAACCACGGCTCCTACAGTTCCCAGATGGACGGTTGCCAAGCTTCCGGCATTGCAGTGGGTTAACACGTTACCTTCCGGGAGAACTTCAGCTCCATAGTGACCCATCCTTAAATTTGCCTCGACATCTTCGTCCGCTATTTTCTGGGCCTCCTGAACTATCAGCCTTCTTATTTCGTCAAGGGAATCTTCCCTGTGCTCCTCAACAAGGTTCTTGATCCTGTTTAGGGCCCAGAAGAGGTTAACAGCCGTAGGCCTCGTATTCTTCAGCGTTTCATAGGCCTTATAGAATCCATCAAGGAACTCTTCTTTTGTTTCCGCCTTGGATGTTTCCGCATACAAGGCTAATCCAAAAGCTGCCGCTGCACCTATCGCGGGGGCTCCCCTGACGGTCATGTTCTTTATGGCCTCAGCAACGCCTTCAACTCCCCTAAACTTCTCAATCTTGAACTCCCTAGGGAGTAACCTTTGGTTTATCATGTAAACTACTCCATTTCTATACTCAACGCTCCTGGGGAGCTTTGTTAGATCCTCAGGTCTGTACCTGATCTCCATGTTCTCACCAAGGTGGCCTTGGAGAAACTGTTTAAAGTAGTTTTTCCAAACGTTTTTCATGATACATGATCCTGACCTGATGGAGAAATTCTTTAAGGAAGTCTTGGTGGAGCCAAGAGAAGGGGAAGTATACACGTTGTTCCTGATGACCAGAAGGAAGTGGTTTTCAAAGTTGAGCTCAAACTATGAATTGTTCAACTATAAAGTTCTGGCTGAGTTTAATTCTAAGAGGTTTTATAGGGCTGTTTTAAGGTTGATCCCACAGGAATGCGCATACGTTGATGTCAGAACTGAGGAATGCATTCCGGTAAGTGCGATGGCCCTGTACGTTGATGTGATCCCTAGGGACATCAAGAAGGGCGTAGTTAAGACGCTGCAAGATTTCATTAATTTACTCGCATTTCAAGATCAAGAGAATGTTAATAGGTTGAAGAAGTTCAATAGGATATTCCTATCGAACCTCCAAAAGTCCCCTGGGAGGAAGCCCTACTTTATAATCGATGTGGATTCTAAAGATACACAGTTAATTAACTACGTAATTAAGCAATTGAACAATTATTCAATTCCTGTCGAATGGATAAGCGAGACCAAAGGAGGATTTCATGTCATAGTGAAAAGGGATGGCGAGTGGATGGAAACGTTCTATAAGGAAGTTTTGCCAAAATTAAATCACGAAAATGTGGAGGTTAAGCTCGAGAAGTCCATACTGACTCCAATCCCAGGAACCCTACAGGCAGGATTTCCGGTTAAAGGTGGCCCCTATGTTATTTAGGGGAAAGTACCTTGTAAAAGTGCTGGAAATAAAGGAACCGTGCAAAGAGCTAGTTAGGGGGTCTTATGTTATCCTGGGGAACTCAGAGTATGAAGTTGAACTCAAAATTGAGCCTTTCATGGAGTTTAAAAGGGAATTTTGCCTTGTTAAGTGCGAAGGCAAGGTAATACTGTCAGAGGATTGCAAATACGTTGGGGAGGTATACTGGGTTAAGGATGCAAAGGGATTATGGAAGCTAATTCAGGGCAAAAAGAGCGAAGAAGCTTTTCACCTAATTTTAGCTTTAACAACTGCTTTCCTCCTCTATTCTCTCCTGAGTTTCATAAGAAGCTCATCGTTCTGGACTGCTACTGCCGTTCTACTCCTAATATTCCTTGTTATGATAGACCTTTCTAAATTAATTCAATATCTTCTGTTCGGATACGTTAAAGCCTCTTAAACTTCCTAATGTAAAGTATTCTATGGTGATGACATGGTTAGGATAATGCCAGTTGACAGGTTAAGTGACGATGACATTAGGGGGATACTTACGAAGTACAAGAAGATAGCGCTTGTTGGGGCCTCACCAAAACCTGAAAGGGACGCTAATGAAGTCATGAGGTACCTGCTTGAGCATGGCTACGAGGTTTACCCTGTTAACCCGAAGTACGATGAAGTTCTAGGTAGAAAATGCTATCCTTCAGTTCTTGACATCCCTGATGAAGTTGAGATAGTTGACCTGTTTGTAAGGCCGGAACTTACAATGGAGTACGTGGAGCAGGCAATAAAGAAGGGAGCTAGGGTTGTGTGGTTCCAGTTCAACACGTACAACAGGGAAGCTTTCAAAAGGGCCAGGGAAGCTGGTCTAATTGCCGTTGCTCACAGGTGTATAAAGAGGGAGCATGAAAAGCTATTTGATTGAGGTTTTTTTGTTTACTTTTAGTATATCAGTAGAATTCTGTTTTATTAGTTTTCACAATATTTTTTGGAAATCTTGAGATAACTCTGAAATTTTAGTGACTTTTTAGATCTTTGCACATAAGATTTTTTCTAATGCTATTTAATGTCCAGAAAACTATATATACTAAAAGTATATCAAACAATAAAATGAGGGCATGGTGATGCGTTATGAAGAGGCTCCTAACCTTGGCTCTCTTGGGAGTTGTCTTAATGAGTGTTCTTAGTAGCGGGTGTATTGGAGGGACTACTCAGACTCAAACTCCAGTAACTAAAACAGTTACCGAAAAGGAAACCATAACTAAAACTGAAACCCAACAACAGATAGTTCTAAAAGTCATAGGACCGTGGTCAGGAGCCGAGCTTGATGCATTTATGGAAGTCATAAAAGCCTTTGAAAGGGAGCATCCAAATATAAAGGTCGAGTATAAGACATATAGGGCTGAAGATTTAGCAACAATTCTACCACTACAGTTTGAGTCAGGAGACACTCCCGCAGATGTAATAGCAATGTGGGGATGGTTCATTGCAGAGATGGGCAAGAAAGGTCACCTTTTAGACCTCAGTTCAGTAATAAATCCAGATGAGTACATCCCTGGAATTCTCGATCCAGTAACGGTAGCTGGTAAGATCTATGGAGCTCCTTTCACGGCTGCTGCTAAGCCTGGCTTTTGGTATAGGAAATCATTCTTCAAGGAGCATGGTCTAGAGCCTCCAAAAACTTGGGATGAATTCGTTGAGTTATTGGCGAAGATACAGAAAATACCAGGAGTTAAAACACCAATTGTAAGTGGAGACAGTGTTGGATGGCCCCTTTCTGACGTTGTAGAACACTTCATTTTAACGTTTGGAGGCAGGGATCTCCAGCTCAAACTTATCAAAGGAGAAGTTAAGTGGGAGGATCCCCAAGTCAGGGACATCTTTGAGAAAAGGTTAGTTCCACTATTGAAAGCTGGATACTTTAGCGAACCAATAGAATGGACGTCCGCAATTGATCTTTGGTGGAAGGGTGATTATGCGTTGTACTTTATGGGAACATGGATTACTGGAATGGTTGAAGATCCGAATGATCTTGGTCTCATATCTCTTCCTGGGGTTAAGGCAATGGTCATAGCTCCAGATTATTTCATGGTTCCCAAGTACACTAGGCACCCCAAAGAGGCCTTAGAATTAGCTAAATTCTTGGCCACAAAGGGTCAGAAAATTCACGTTGGAACTAAATCTGGTAAGTTAGCGACATGGAGGAATGTTTCAATAGACGATTACTGGGAACCTATGAAAGAAGTAGCAAAAATAGTCTCGGAGGTTGAGTCTGCGCCTGACCTTGATGATAGTGTTGGAGGGGAATGGCAGAAAGTGTTCTGGGACCAGTTAAAACTCTTATGGGTTCAGCCAGATAGGTTAGATGAGGTGTTGAAGACATTAGATGAGAAATTCCCCAAGAAGTAAGGGGGATAAGTAATGTCTAGGCGCAATTTAACTCCTTTATTTTTTCTTTTGCCTGCGATATTATTTCTAGTCCCATTTGTTATATATCCAGTATTTAAAACGATTTACTTAAGTTTCTTTTTAGAGGGAAAGTTTGTAGGGTTAGAGAACTACAAAGAAGTATTGTTAAGTAAAGATATAATAAACCTCGATAGGTTTCCAAAAGATTCTCCCCCATGGGGAGCATTAATTCACAATGCAGTTTGGATAGCTATCCATTTGCCAACTACGGTTTTCTTAGGTCTTGGTTTGGCAATATTATTAAGGAAAAGAGAAGTTTTTGGAAGTTCAATCATAAAGTCAATAATTTTCCTGGGCATGGTAATTCCCATGATAGTCGGAGGGCTTATTATTAGATTTCTCTTCGAAAGGGGGGCGGGGATCATACCTACAATATTTGGAAAATTGGGAATCAAAAGCTTGGAAATAACCTGGACAGCTTATCCCCAAACTGCACTCTTTGCAGTTATTTTGGGCTCTATCTGGATTTGGACAGGCTTTAGCATGCTCATGTATTCCGCTGGACTTGCTTCAATCCCCAGAGACTACTATGAGGCGGCCCTAATAGATGGAGCAACGAAATTTCAGATGTTCAGATATGTTACTTGGCCACTGTTAAAACCAATAACAGTCGTCGTAGTGGCAATGACTCTGTTATGGGACTTGAAAATATTCGACATTGTGTATGTGGCTACAGGGGGAGGACCAGGAGGAGCTTCGATGGTATTAGCACTTCAGATGTGGGACTACTTTGCCAGGGCACTAAACTACAATTATGCTGCAGTAGTAGCAGTTTTGCTAACTTTGTTGACTATAATCCCTGCAACATGGCTCATTAAAAGGAGGGGGAGCTTATGAAAGTTCCTCCAAGGTATAAAATTAAATCTTACTTACTATCAAATTTAATAGCCTGGACAGTAGCTGTGATCTGGTTACTCCCGTTTATAGGAGTTTTTATGGCATCAATTAGACCTTATAAGGAGATCGTATCTGGCTGGTGGCACATCCATCCTTTAACTATAACGCTAGAAAATTATATGAAAGCTTTTTACCATCCAATGTTCCCAATTAGCACGGGCCTAAAGAATTCTCTGATTGTAGCAATCCCGTCCACGGTAATTCCCATACTTACAGCATCTTTAGCAGCCTACGCCTTCAGTAGGTATAGCTTTCCAATAAAAAATTACCTATTTGCATTTATAGTTTTCTTAATGGCCCTCCCACAACAGATGACTGTAGTTCCTTTATATTTCCTTTTAAGGGATCTCAAATTACTAAATACCTTCACAGGTATAATCTTAGTTCACTCCGCCTGGGGCCTAGCTTGGATAATATTCTTTATGAGGAATTACTTTTCGATGTTACCTAGGGATATTGAAGAAGCTGCAAAGATAGATGGGGCAACTGACTTCCAGGTGTTTTATAAAATAGTTCTTCCAATTGCAATCCCAGGAATAGTCTCGGCTGCAATACTTCAGTTTACTTGGGTCTGGAGTGACTTCTTCTTAGCCCTAGTATTTCTCCAAGACCCAGGTAAATATGTAGCAACTCAGAGATTGCCCCTCCTAAGAGGTCAGTACTTTGTTGACTGGGGAATTCTTACTGCTGCTTCAATTATGGTGATGGCCGTCCCATTATTAGTCTATGCTATTTTCCAGAAGTATTACATTGCTGGTATGGTTGGATGGTCCACAGAGAAATAGGTGGGGGGCTCAAAAATGTATGAAGTAAAAAAATTTTATGGAGAGGGTAAAAAAATCGAAGACTACAAAGAAATTATAGGTGAAGAAAACATCATGAAAATTAAGACATTAGGAGAAGATCTCTTAGAGAAGAGCATAGCACATGTAAACTCGACATCCTTTGGCGGAGGTGTCGCAGAAATACTCCACAATTTAGTCCCCCTGATGAGAAGTCTTGGCCTAGACGCTAGATGGTTTGTGATAGAGGGAGAGGATGCCTTTTTTAGCGTAACAAAAAGCATACACAATGCTCTCCAAGGAAATAAAGACATTAAATTAACAAAGGAAATGATAGACCTTTATCTCAAAACTAATAAGTACAATGCCGAAAATCTTGATATTAGCGAATATGACTATGTGATAGTTCACGACCCGCAACCTGCAGCTCTAATAGATTTCTATGAAAAAAGAAAAACGTGGATTTGGAGGTGTCACATAGACTTGAGTGACCCCAATATAGAGTACTGGAGTTTCTTGAGCAAATTTGTTAGAAAATATGATTACTACATATTCCATATGAGAGAGTATGTCCAGAAGGACTTAGATAAGAATAGAGTGATAATAATGCCTCCCTCAATTGACCCCCTCAGTGAGAAAAACATTGAACTAAGCGATACAGAAATACTCAAAATTTTAAATAGGTTCGATGTTGATCCTGATAAACCAATACTTACTCAAGTTTCAAGATTTGATCCATGGAAAGGGATATTTGACGTGATTGATGTGTATAGGGAAGTAAAGAAGAAGTTTCCAGACGTCCAGTTACTTTTGGTTAGTGTCATGGCCCATGACGATCCAGAGGGGTGGATTTATTATGAAAAAGTACTCAGAAAAATTGGGGAAGATTACAATGTGAAAGTACTCACTAATTTAATAG
It encodes:
- a CDS encoding CoA-binding protein; translation: MVRIMPVDRLSDDDIRGILTKYKKIALVGASPKPERDANEVMRYLLEHGYEVYPVNPKYDEVLGRKCYPSVLDIPDEVEIVDLFVRPELTMEYVEQAIKKGARVVWFQFNTYNREAFKRAREAGLIAVAHRCIKREHEKLFD
- the treT gene encoding trehalose synthase, which translates into the protein MYEVKKFYGEGKKIEDYKEIIGEENIMKIKTLGEDLLEKSIAHVNSTSFGGGVAEILHNLVPLMRSLGLDARWFVIEGEDAFFSVTKSIHNALQGNKDIKLTKEMIDLYLKTNKYNAENLDISEYDYVIVHDPQPAALIDFYEKRKTWIWRCHIDLSDPNIEYWSFLSKFVRKYDYYIFHMREYVQKDLDKNRVIIMPPSIDPLSEKNIELSDTEILKILNRFDVDPDKPILTQVSRFDPWKGIFDVIDVYREVKKKFPDVQLLLVSVMAHDDPEGWIYYEKVLRKIGEDYNVKVLTNLIGVHAREVNAFQRASDVILQLSTREGFGLSVTEAMWKRKPVIGRRVGGIKFQIIDGETGFLVNSVKEAVEKTIYLLKHPEIARRIGIKARERVKEHFIITKHLERYLKLFREVNRWG
- the mtnA gene encoding S-methyl-5-thioribose-1-phosphate isomerase, translated to MEIRYRPEDLTKLPRSVEYRNGVVYMINQRLLPREFKIEKFRGVEGVAEAIKNMTVRGAPAIGAAAAFGLALYAETSKAETKEEFLDGFYKAYETLKNTRPTAVNLFWALNRIKNLVEEHREDSLDEIRRLIVQEAQKIADEDVEANLRMGHYGAEVLPEGNVLTHCNAGSLATVHLGTVGAVVRVMHKDGTLKLLWLDETRPVLQGARLSAWEYSYDGLNVKLIADNAAAFVMQQGLVDAIIVGADRIVANGDFANKIGTYMLAVLAREHGIPFFTVAPLSTIDMNLKSGKEIPIEERSPEEVLTCGGCRIAPDVPVYNPAFDVTPHKYLTGIITDKGIVWPPFKRNLKKLFSSL
- a CDS encoding ABC transporter substrate-binding protein — encoded protein: MKRLLTLALLGVVLMSVLSSGCIGGTTQTQTPVTKTVTEKETITKTETQQQIVLKVIGPWSGAELDAFMEVIKAFEREHPNIKVEYKTYRAEDLATILPLQFESGDTPADVIAMWGWFIAEMGKKGHLLDLSSVINPDEYIPGILDPVTVAGKIYGAPFTAAAKPGFWYRKSFFKEHGLEPPKTWDEFVELLAKIQKIPGVKTPIVSGDSVGWPLSDVVEHFILTFGGRDLQLKLIKGEVKWEDPQVRDIFEKRLVPLLKAGYFSEPIEWTSAIDLWWKGDYALYFMGTWITGMVEDPNDLGLISLPGVKAMVIAPDYFMVPKYTRHPKEALELAKFLATKGQKIHVGTKSGKLATWRNVSIDDYWEPMKEVAKIVSEVESAPDLDDSVGGEWQKVFWDQLKLLWVQPDRLDEVLKTLDEKFPKK
- a CDS encoding carbohydrate ABC transporter permease, which encodes MLSKDIINLDRFPKDSPPWGALIHNAVWIAIHLPTTVFLGLGLAILLRKREVFGSSIIKSIIFLGMVIPMIVGGLIIRFLFERGAGIIPTIFGKLGIKSLEITWTAYPQTALFAVILGSIWIWTGFSMLMYSAGLASIPRDYYEAALIDGATKFQMFRYVTWPLLKPITVVVVAMTLLWDLKIFDIVYVATGGGPGGASMVLALQMWDYFARALNYNYAAVVAVLLTLLTIIPATWLIKRRGSL
- a CDS encoding carbohydrate ABC transporter permease, giving the protein MKVPPRYKIKSYLLSNLIAWTVAVIWLLPFIGVFMASIRPYKEIVSGWWHIHPLTITLENYMKAFYHPMFPISTGLKNSLIVAIPSTVIPILTASLAAYAFSRYSFPIKNYLFAFIVFLMALPQQMTVVPLYFLLRDLKLLNTFTGIILVHSAWGLAWIIFFMRNYFSMLPRDIEEAAKIDGATDFQVFYKIVLPIAIPGIVSAAILQFTWVWSDFFLALVFLQDPGKYVATQRLPLLRGQYFVDWGILTAASIMVMAVPLLVYAIFQKYYIAGMVGWSTEK